The following coding sequences are from one Mesorhizobium onobrychidis window:
- a CDS encoding Wzz/FepE/Etk N-terminal domain-containing protein — protein sequence MLREVEKHPDSAFTFGDPQWGTIDLETLVAAARRQLRFVLTCALAGLVLGLAYLWAEVPLYESTARILIDKNQPSIVTQLTESESSAQLDPMMLSQVELLLSDRIGLKVVDSLGLATDRSFLSAPYSLLNSLTGSVARWPFIGSSEASGAPVKSSAARGPDPRWQAFGILAENITVARVGLSYILQVQVRSPSAEMAQKIASKYAEIYISDQVGAKDESIIRARSALAEELETVRKRSVDAELAIHRFRTDNTLTKETLVTLRQLELEASSLKSQYEQVLQQYQASLQNLSMALTEARTISEAPYPSGPSSPNSSLTLAFCLVLGGLVGAGVGGIREYRERFFRTTAQVRDELGLETLGMIPLLDGKPIRRNKHDRAAGEPSFIEVGNSAFNWVEQHPRSEFAEAMRTVKVAVDVELPGKSTKALGIVSCLPGEGKSLVAANLAMVLAMQRCKTLLIDADIHNPGLSPMLANGWERGLANLLAGGLNPRDLLAHQSLPLRFLPGVNQSQQKLANTMQPIEKMGDFLLKVGPMFNYVVVDLPPLAPVADVRSFVQHLDGLVLVVEWGVTARTFVREILNNNPILADKCIGVLLNKVDIKRIKRYQKFGSAEFYSERYSQYYQA from the coding sequence ATGCTCCGCGAAGTTGAAAAGCACCCGGATTCTGCCTTCACATTCGGCGATCCTCAGTGGGGAACGATTGATCTCGAAACACTCGTGGCGGCAGCGCGACGGCAGTTGAGGTTCGTCCTTACATGCGCGCTCGCAGGACTTGTGCTGGGGCTAGCGTATCTTTGGGCCGAGGTGCCCTTGTACGAGTCGACGGCCAGAATCCTGATCGACAAGAACCAGCCATCCATCGTAACGCAGTTAACAGAGAGCGAAAGCTCCGCACAGCTTGACCCGATGATGCTGAGTCAGGTCGAATTGTTGCTTTCCGACCGCATCGGGCTAAAGGTCGTTGACAGCCTCGGTCTTGCTACCGATCGCTCTTTCTTGTCAGCGCCATATTCATTGCTCAACAGTCTCACGGGATCGGTCGCTCGGTGGCCATTCATCGGCAGTTCCGAAGCAAGCGGAGCGCCGGTGAAATCGAGTGCCGCGCGAGGACCCGATCCTCGATGGCAGGCATTTGGCATTCTGGCTGAGAATATAACGGTAGCTCGTGTAGGGCTTTCTTACATTCTGCAAGTCCAAGTTCGGTCGCCTAGCGCCGAAATGGCGCAAAAAATAGCCAGTAAGTATGCAGAAATCTATATCTCTGACCAAGTCGGAGCCAAAGACGAATCGATTATCCGAGCTCGCAGCGCACTGGCGGAAGAGCTCGAGACGGTGCGGAAGCGATCGGTCGATGCCGAGCTCGCAATCCACAGATTCCGAACAGACAATACGTTGACCAAGGAAACGCTGGTTACCTTGCGCCAGCTCGAACTTGAGGCGTCCTCTCTCAAGTCGCAATATGAACAGGTCCTGCAGCAGTACCAAGCGAGCCTGCAGAACCTTTCGATGGCGTTGACGGAGGCGCGGACTATCTCGGAGGCACCATACCCCAGCGGACCGAGTTCTCCGAACAGCAGTCTTACGTTGGCGTTCTGTCTCGTGCTCGGCGGCCTGGTTGGCGCCGGTGTGGGCGGAATTCGGGAGTACCGGGAGCGCTTTTTCCGCACGACGGCTCAAGTGCGCGATGAACTCGGACTTGAGACGCTCGGAATGATCCCTTTGCTGGACGGGAAGCCAATTCGCCGAAACAAGCACGATCGTGCGGCCGGAGAGCCGTCATTCATCGAGGTGGGGAACAGCGCTTTCAACTGGGTAGAACAACATCCGCGCTCGGAATTCGCTGAAGCGATGCGAACTGTGAAAGTCGCTGTTGATGTCGAGTTACCAGGGAAGAGCACCAAGGCGCTCGGCATCGTTTCTTGCCTCCCGGGAGAAGGGAAGTCGCTGGTCGCTGCTAATTTAGCGATGGTTCTTGCTATGCAGCGTTGTAAGACGTTGTTGATCGATGCCGATATCCACAATCCGGGCTTGTCCCCTATGTTAGCCAACGGCTGGGAACGAGGCCTGGCCAACTTGTTGGCTGGAGGACTCAATCCGAGAGATTTGCTGGCCCATCAGTCATTGCCATTGAGGTTCCTGCCCGGCGTGAACCAGAGCCAACAAAAGCTCGCAAACACCATGCAGCCTATCGAGAAAATGGGCGACTTTCTGCTCAAGGTGGGCCCTATGTTCAATTACGTCGTCGTTGATTTGCCCCCGTTGGCTCCAGTCGCGGACGTGAGGTCCTTTGTCCAGCACCTCGACGGCCTTGTTCTGGTTGTTGAATGGGGTGTGACCGCTCGTACATTCGTGCGCGAAATCCTCAACAACAACCCGATCCTGGCGGATAAATGCATCGGCGTTCTGCTCAACAAGGTCGATATCAAAAGAATCAAGCGGTACCAAAAGTTCGGCAGCGCCGAATTTTACAGTGAACGCTATAGTCAGTATTACCAGGCCTAG
- a CDS encoding exopolysaccharide production repressor protein, which yields MSFLLFLRGLIIVLLAFAISIYLLTESLWGTFVQTLICGILIQIGYFVAVMLLVWRSVSKESVTPKSHTAR from the coding sequence ATGTCGTTTTTGCTTTTTTTGCGAGGCCTTATCATAGTACTGTTGGCATTCGCCATCAGTATATATTTGCTCACCGAATCCCTCTGGGGCACGTTTGTCCAAACGTTGATTTGTGGGATCTTGATACAGATTGGGTACTTTGTTGCTGTCATGCTGCTAGTGTGGCGCTCGGTCTCCAAGGAATCGGTGACTCCGAAGTCACACACCGCGCGATGA